From Panthera uncia isolate 11264 chromosome X, Puncia_PCG_1.0, whole genome shotgun sequence, the proteins below share one genomic window:
- the GPR174 gene encoding probable G-protein coupled receptor 174: MPANDTCAVPDGDNRDFRYFIYAVTYTVILVPGLIGNILALWVFYGYMKETKRAVIFMINLAIADLLQVLSLPLRIFYYLNHDWPFGTGLCMFCFYLKYVNMYASIYFLVCISVRRFWCLMYPFRFHDCKQKYDLYISIAGWLIICLACLLFPLFRTSDDTSGNRTKCFVGLPTRNVNLVQSIAMMTIGELIGFVTPLLIILYCTWKTVLSLHDKYPVVQDLGEKKKTLKMILTCAGVFLICFAPYHLSFPLDFLVKSNKIQSCLARRVILIFHSAALCLASLNSCLDPVIYYFTTNEFRRRLSRQESIQLHGKSFVNI; the protein is encoded by the coding sequence ATGCCTGCAAATGACACTTGTGCTGTGCCAGATGGAGACAATAGAGATTTTCGATATTTTATCTATGCAGTGACATACACTGTAATTCTTGTGCCAGGTCTCATAGGGAACATATTAGCCTTGTGGGTATTTTATGGCTatatgaaagaaaccaaaagggCTGTGATATTCATGATAAACTTAGCCATTGCTGACTTACTACAAGTTCTCTCCCTGCCACTGAGGATCTTTTACTACTTGAATCATGACTGGCCATTTGGGACTGGTCTTTGCATGTTCTGTTTCTACCTGAAGTATGTCAACATGTATGCAAGCATCTACTTCTTGGTCTGCATAAGTGTGCGACGATTTTGGTGTCTCATGTACCCCTTTCGCTTCCATGACTGCAAACAGAAATATGACCTATACATCAGCATCGCTGGATGGTTGATCATCTGCCTTGCCTGtctgctctttcctctcttcagAACCAGTGATGACACTTCAGGCAACAGAACCAAATGCTTTGTGGGTCTTCCTACCAGGAATGTCAATCTGGTCCAATCTATTGCCATGATGACCATTGGTGAGCTGATTGGGTTTGTCACTCCTCTTCTGATTATCCTTTACTGTACCTGGAAGACAGTTTTATCACTGCATGATAAATATCCTGTGGTCCAAGAccttggggagaaaaagaaaaccttgaagATGATTCTAACCTGTGCAGGAGTATTCTTAATTTGCTTTGCACCTTATCACCTCAGTTTTCCTTTAGATTTCCTGGTCAAGTCCAACAAAATTCAAAGCTGCCTAGCCAGAAGGGTGATTCTAATATTTCATTCTGCTGCCCTCTGTCTTGCTAGTCTGAATTCCTGTCTTGACCCAGTCATATACTACTTCACCACTAATGAGTTCAGAAGACGACTTTCAAGACAAGAGAGCATCCAACTCCATGGAAAATCCTTTGTGAATATATGA